From the genome of Hymenobacter sp. PAMC 26628, one region includes:
- a CDS encoding Fic family protein, translating to MNIEAPPAINFSAFGPEELMRYFTNKEINAVVRKANYEYLYWAELKRQKLPAGFVPGPVWLLAKNSRLGNLRDLSVPGVPGCRFSYQVTEPTLEKLHRFDLYMGGIMQTDSIIPADDRTRYLVGSIMEEAIASSQLEGAATTREVAKDMLRKKRNPRNASERMIFNNYQTIQYILEQKEQALTPEMLCQIQARMTQGTLENPEHEGRFRLNDEVRVEDFTTGEVVHIPPPHQHLPELLRWYCALANDEVPDQHGTPGSFIHPIVRASILHFLIGYIHPFVDGNGRTARAVFYWYLLRKGYWQLEYMSISRIIHKSASQYARAYLHTEYDGNDLTYFINYQVKTLDLAFTSLQQYIERKVAEKKQLRSFRQFDQFNQRQVAILQELMTDPDAIWTIREVQHRFGVVYDTARTDLMHLESLGLLDKRREGKVKILYLRAENFDEVVAGLKGGR from the coding sequence ATGAACATCGAAGCCCCGCCAGCGATTAACTTCTCAGCTTTCGGACCTGAAGAATTGATGCGCTACTTCACCAATAAAGAAATCAATGCAGTAGTGCGGAAGGCCAACTACGAATACTTGTACTGGGCCGAATTGAAGCGCCAAAAGCTGCCCGCCGGCTTCGTCCCGGGGCCCGTGTGGCTACTGGCTAAAAACAGCCGACTAGGCAACCTGCGCGACCTCTCCGTACCGGGCGTGCCGGGCTGCCGATTTAGCTACCAGGTAACCGAGCCCACGCTGGAAAAGCTGCACCGCTTCGATTTGTATATGGGCGGTATTATGCAGACGGACAGCATAATACCGGCCGATGACCGGACCCGATACCTGGTGGGCTCCATCATGGAGGAGGCCATTGCCTCCAGCCAGCTCGAAGGCGCCGCTACTACCCGGGAGGTAGCCAAAGATATGCTGCGGAAAAAGCGTAATCCGCGGAATGCTTCGGAGCGCATGATTTTCAATAATTACCAGACTATCCAGTACATTCTGGAGCAGAAGGAGCAGGCGTTGACCCCGGAAATGCTCTGCCAGATTCAGGCGCGTATGACGCAGGGCACCCTGGAAAATCCGGAGCACGAGGGGCGCTTTCGCCTGAATGACGAGGTGCGGGTAGAGGATTTTACGACTGGTGAAGTGGTCCACATTCCACCGCCCCACCAGCACCTGCCCGAGCTGCTGCGCTGGTACTGCGCCCTAGCCAACGACGAAGTGCCGGACCAGCACGGCACGCCCGGCTCGTTCATTCACCCCATTGTGCGGGCCTCCATCCTGCACTTTCTCATCGGTTACATTCACCCTTTTGTCGACGGCAATGGGCGCACGGCCCGGGCAGTTTTCTACTGGTATCTGCTGCGGAAAGGGTACTGGCAATTAGAGTATATGTCAATTTCGCGCATCATTCATAAGTCGGCCTCCCAGTATGCTCGCGCCTACCTCCATACTGAATATGATGGCAACGACCTGACCTATTTCATTAATTATCAAGTAAAAACGCTCGACTTGGCATTTACCAGCCTCCAGCAATACATCGAGCGTAAAGTGGCCGAAAAAAAGCAGCTGCGTAGCTTTCGGCAATTCGATCAGTTCAACCAGCGGCAAGTAGCCATTCTGCAAGAGTTGATGACCGACCCGGACGCCATTTGGACGATTCGGGAAGTGCAACACCGATTCGGAGTGGTATACGACACTGCCCGTACCGACCTGATGCACCTCGAAAGCTTAGGCTTACTTGATAAGCGCCGCGAAGGCAAAGTCAAGATTCTGTATCTGCGCGCGGAGAACTTTGACGAAGTGGTAGCTGGGTTGAAGGGCGGCCGGTGA
- a CDS encoding RNA polymerase sigma factor has product MPDSPPHLLPEEQRLLAGCLAHDRQAQYQLYQRYKTAMFSAALRLLGGDHALAQDALQDAFVEVFQQLADFRQESTLGGWVKTIVVRQALRTLRRAHRMEVYDQDRHPEPLVAWRDNLTGEALERAIGELPAGYRAVFCLVEVEGYAHREVAALLAISEGTSKSQLHHAKRLLQQKLKHL; this is encoded by the coding sequence GTGCCCGACTCGCCGCCCCACCTGCTTCCCGAAGAACAGCGCCTGCTGGCCGGCTGCCTGGCGCACGACCGCCAGGCGCAGTACCAACTGTACCAGCGCTACAAAACGGCCATGTTTTCGGCCGCCCTGCGCCTGCTGGGCGGCGACCACGCCCTGGCCCAGGATGCGCTGCAAGATGCCTTCGTGGAGGTGTTCCAGCAGCTGGCGGACTTCCGGCAGGAGTCCACGCTGGGGGGCTGGGTGAAAACCATTGTGGTGCGGCAGGCCCTGCGCACGCTGCGGCGCGCCCACCGCATGGAGGTGTACGACCAGGACCGCCACCCCGAGCCCCTGGTGGCCTGGCGCGACAACCTCACCGGCGAGGCCTTGGAGCGGGCCATCGGCGAGCTGCCGGCCGGCTACCGGGCCGTATTCTGCCTGGTGGAGGTGGAAGGCTACGCCCACCGCGAGGTGGCCGCGCTGCTCGCCATCAGCGAGGGCACCAGCAAGTCGCAGCTCCACCACGCCAAGCGCCTGCTGCAACAAAAACTAAAGCACCTCTAG